A genome region from Anopheles stephensi strain Indian chromosome 2, UCI_ANSTEP_V1.0, whole genome shotgun sequence includes the following:
- the LOC118507037 gene encoding putative serine protease K12H4.7 yields MKYSSASVKVAALLLLGAIVIASGKSVDKVRRPFPGIERLAARREGIVPPKGYVSQSPRTVEGRFTSRVNHFDPQNRDTFEFNYLHNDQYYREGGPLFVVIGGHYPINPYFMENSHFRDVAAMEGAWLATNEHRYFGGSNPVPNYSTENLRFMRTEQVLFDLIEWIDFLRREVMGDPNARVILHGAGYAGTLASWARQRFPNIIDGAWASSAPVRATTNFEEFAVEVGNIIRVKGSDQCYNRIFQAFHTAENLIDAGVTEMVSEMFNTCEPVDAENQFEVEAFFFAMMLSLEAAMVEDFDIDNIGRVCDALTDDQFNTGLEALSAFLTERYSEARECFDLSLENFIRYLTDEDVDAPANLEYGLRQSVYHDCTEFGYFETTSSPDQPFGSKVTYDLFLAECQAAFGEWITEEVVYEGVRLTNFHFGATDPRVTNVLYTNGELDPFRQVSITEYTNLLANARVTPRAFFAEDVISISGMDSEELLETKQMAEQYITTWLGSPISPFRK; encoded by the exons ATGAAGTACAGCTCGGCGAGTGTGAAGGTGGCagcactgttgctgctgggcgCGATTGTCATTGCGTCGGGCAAATCGGTCGACAAGGTGCGCCGTCCGTTCCCGGGAATTGAACGGTTGGCCGCTCGCAGGGAGGGCATCGTCCCACCGAAGGGTTACGTGTCGCAGAGCCCGCGCACGGTCGAGGGCCGTTTCACGTCGCGCGTGAACCACTTTGACCCACAGAACCGGGACACGTTCGAGTTTAACTATCTGCACAATGACCAGTATTACCGTGAGGGGGGCCCACTGTTTGTCGTGATCGGTGGACACTATCCGATCAATCCGTACTTCATGGAGAACAGCCATTTCCGCGATGTGGCCGCGATGGAGGGAGCGTGGTTGGCGACGAACGAGCATCGCTACTTCGGTGGTAGTAACCCTGTCCC GAACTACTCGACCGAGAACCTGCGCTTCATGCGCACCGAGCAGGTCCTGTTCGATCTGATCGAATGGATCGATTTCCTGCGCCGTGAAGTTATGGGAGACCCGAACGCACGCGTCATTCTGCACGGTGCCGGATACGCGGGTACTCTCGCTTCCTGGGCCCGTCAGCGCTTCCCCAACATCATCGACGGTGCCTGGGCCTCCAGCGCTCCGGTACGTGCCACCACCAACTTCGAGGAGTTCGCTGTGGAAGTCGGCAACATTATCCGCGTGAAGGGTAGCGACCAGTGCTACAACCGCATCTTCCAGGCTTTCCACACTGCCGAAAACCTGATCGATGCCGGCGTTACCGAAATGGTGTCGGAGATGTTCAACACCTGCGAGCCAGTCGACGCGGAGAACCAGTTCGAGGTTGAGGCCTTCTTCTTCGCCATGATGCTTTCGCTCGAGGCGGCCATGGTGGAGGACTTTGACATCGATAACATTGGTCGCGTGTGTGACGCCCTCACCGACGATCAGTTCAACACCGGCCTGGAAGCTCTCTCTGCCTTCCTGACCGAACGGTACTCGGAGGCGCGCGAGTGCTTCGACCTGTCGCTCGAGAACTTTATCCGCTATCTGACCGATGAAGATGTGGATGCGCCGGCCAACCTGGAGTATGGACTGCGCCAGTCCGTCTACCACGATTGTACCGAGTTCGGATACTTCGAGACGACGTCCTCGCCGGATCAGCCGTTCGGATCGAAGGTGACGTACGATCTGTTCCTGGCCGAGTGTCAGGCTGCGTTCGGCGAATGGATTACCGAGGAGGTCGTGTACGAAGGTGTCCGTCTGACCAACTTCCACTTCGGTGCTACGGATCCGCGTGTCACCAACGTGCTGTACACGAACGGTGAGCTCGACCCATTCCGCCAGGTGTCCATCACCGAGTACACGAACCTGCTGGCAAATGCGCGCGTCACGCCGCGTGCATTCTTCGCCGAGGATGTCATCTCGATCAGCGGCATGGATTCGGAGGAGCTGCTCGAAACGAAGCAAATGGCCGAGCAGTACATTACCACCTGGTTGGGATCGCCGATCAGCCCGTTCCGGAAGTAG
- the LOC118507038 gene encoding enhancer of rudimentary homolog isoform X1 has product MDAYPLREGFANNLACTIVQLDPFPLIMSHTILLLQPCADASSRTYCDYETVGECIEGVCKIYEEVLRRSNPNASTITYDVGQLFTFIDEFADLCCLVYQPATNTYAPKTKEWVKENVYQLLKRAAGITSEPGSVPRATSTPIPSRGNGTGAENHPADKKSPDGNRRTL; this is encoded by the exons ATGGATGCATATCCGCTGCGTGAAGGTTTTGCTAATAATCTTGCCTGTACTATCGTCCAGCTAGATCCGTTTCCGCTCATAATGTCGCACACCATCCTACTGCTTCAGCCGTGCGCAGATGCCAGCTCACGCACCTACTGCGACTACGAAACTGTTGGCGAGTGCATCGAGGGTGTGTGCAAGATCTACGAGGAGGTACTGCGACGAAGCAACCCGAATGCATCGACCATAACCTACGACGTCGGTCAGCTTTTCACCTTTATCGATGAG TTTGCGGATCTTTGCTGTCTGGTGTATCAGCCAGCCACCAATACCTATGCACCGAAAACCAAGGAATGGGTAAAGGAAAATGTTTACCAGCTGTTGAAACGAGCGGCCGGCATTACGTCCGAGCCGGGTTCAGTTCCTCGTGCGACATCCACGCCGATCCCTAGCCGGGGAAATGGGACCGGTGCGGAGAACCACCCGGCAGACAAGAAAAGCCCAGACGGAAACCGCCGGACACTGTAG
- the LOC118507038 gene encoding enhancer of rudimentary homolog isoform X2, with protein sequence MSHTILLLQPCADASSRTYCDYETVGECIEGVCKIYEEVLRRSNPNASTITYDVGQLFTFIDEFADLCCLVYQPATNTYAPKTKEWVKENVYQLLKRAAGITSEPGSVPRATSTPIPSRGNGTGAENHPADKKSPDGNRRTL encoded by the exons ATGTCGCACACCATCCTACTGCTTCAGCCGTGCGCAGATGCCAGCTCACGCACCTACTGCGACTACGAAACTGTTGGCGAGTGCATCGAGGGTGTGTGCAAGATCTACGAGGAGGTACTGCGACGAAGCAACCCGAATGCATCGACCATAACCTACGACGTCGGTCAGCTTTTCACCTTTATCGATGAG TTTGCGGATCTTTGCTGTCTGGTGTATCAGCCAGCCACCAATACCTATGCACCGAAAACCAAGGAATGGGTAAAGGAAAATGTTTACCAGCTGTTGAAACGAGCGGCCGGCATTACGTCCGAGCCGGGTTCAGTTCCTCGTGCGACATCCACGCCGATCCCTAGCCGGGGAAATGGGACCGGTGCGGAGAACCACCCGGCAGACAAGAAAAGCCCAGACGGAAACCGCCGGACACTGTAG